Genomic segment of Arachis hypogaea cultivar Tifrunner chromosome 16, arahy.Tifrunner.gnm2.J5K5, whole genome shotgun sequence:
tcatcctTCTAAACAATccacaatcaaaatatacatAACTCATTATTCCTCAAGCTATCATcatcataattcattatcatcatcaatcatcaaaatcatcaatcatcaactcATTCTCAAGATAACTTCACATTTTCATCAAGGTtactgatgccaaggcattttggccagtttcactgaccttttctttactgttattagggtagtttcatgcattttcttaggaaataagctagttttgggtagatattcacttacacctggattcaagcatacattgtgcattttacatgatttcatgaggattttgcatgagtttagtgataaattgtatgctgcatttcccatgacttggactagaactttgatgcactctactgcctgatttcaggaccaaaggaagcaaggaatgggagttaacttgcaaagttaatgagaaaagtgactgccaataacgctctcaaagccatcattacccacgttaagagtcacgttaactaagttaacgtgaactctaatgtgaagaaAGGAATTTGggccaacgttaatgacacttaacattttcactaacgttggccaatgctcacaagtggccacgttagagtccacgttaacttagttaacgtggcctctaacgttaaaagggggaaaggaagcaaacgttagtgacatttaacattgtcactaacgttgccctAAGTGCataaagccacgttaactcccacgttaacttggttaacgtgggagctaacgtgaagaggcaagggtggtcgacagcgttagtgacacccaacattgtcactaacgttggaagcaaccacacaaccccaaggagccacgttaacttccacgttaacttagttaacgtggaggctaacgtgagagaagaaggtgatggccaacgttagtgacactcaacattgtcattaacgttggaaggagccacacaagccactatgagccacgctaactcccacgttaacttagttaacgtggaagctaacgtggatgagtaaaagatgagccaacgttagtgacactcaacattgtcactaacgttgggatggctaagcaatgccacgttaaagagccacgttaactaagttaacgtgggctctaacgtgaggcatgagggcatattggaacgttagtgacaatgttgagtgtcactaacgttctcgaaggatagcaagcccacgttaactaagttaacgtgggttttaacgtaggAGCAATGGGGGcttttcaacgttattgggaaagttaagtcccaataatgtgtgcgaaggacctagaggcaacgttagtggcaacgtttgtgccactaacattgaagttaacgtggcttttacttaggaacgttagtgagaaagttgattgtcactaacattctcgaactcatattttcactaaacgttaacacccctaacgccctgagctaaagtctctgcccacttcacactttctctctgcaagtaaagccaagcccaaatgaactacttcctgtatttactttctctgcacttctagttttcattatgtattctccatctttgttttcattttccagagctatgaacaactaaacccctttcattgggttagggagctctgttataatttgatgatcaatactaattttcattattcttcttctatcttttctcttgattttacttgaaagctttcgatcttcatccaattgggtagttatcttggaaaagaaactattcatacttggatctcttctgaaccttggaagaggaatgaagagatcaagctagaaatgctttctcatgctggaccaaattgggtttggatggatacgtgactataatcctctcaatgcttgatttgggaaatgcatgtggtataatcagtgaccatacttcatctcttctcatgagcaattgaccaagaaattggctattgatcaagatttgagagattgaattacaagaaattgtaattcaatcacttaagattgccaaggagatcaatgagtgtattgattgaggaagagatgtaaatgaaattgatccggagaatgcaacatctcctaagcccaatgaactccccatttctgatcttacccattctctttaatttctgtcatttacatttatgagcaattcccccattcccatttaagattctgcaatttactttctgccatttacttttccgccatttaaatttctgcaattctcaactctattttctgattcgctcaactagaacattcctctaattaaagttgcttgatcaatcaatccttgttggattcaacctcactctattgtgagtttttacttgacgacaaatttggtacgcttgccgaaggaaatttgttatgagacaagttttccgtgcatcaagtttatggcgctgttgccggggattgattgtgcatcaacaatgattagattggaggataactagattgagcattttatttttgtttgatttaaatttctgtttgagttattTACTTCCTAATTTAGTCAATTTCTTCCCTCCCccctactttttttttatttacaattcatctcactaacccattaactgtttgatatattgcatcactcacactaacagtaattctgacagatataccttcttcacctattctctttgcttgtacttgttggttgtatgacagggagaagaagcggggcttcaacttcctttgattctgaacctgagagaaccttccttagactaaggagggaggcaagagacaaACGTGTAGTTGgcgctgaagaagaggaggaacactttgaggaatactttgaaccaaacatggaagaaaacatgaaaaaccatcatgaagaagaggctcacaaccatggcagaagaggtcgagcaaatcatactggggaggatagaagagttttaggctcttatatcaatccaaacccaggaaactatggaagtagcattcaaaagccaaccatccatgccaataattttgaactgaagccacagctcatcacccttgtgcagaacaactgttcgttcggagaaagtgtccaagaggacccaaatcaacatttaaccaccttcctgagaatatgtgacacagtgaagtctaatggtgttcatcctgacgcctatagactgctcttatttccattctcactcagggataaggcagccaagtggctagaatctttcccaagggaaagcttgacaacttgggaagacgtggtgaacaaattcttagcaagattttaccctcttcaacgaatcaataggttgagagctgaggtccaaacttttagacaacaagatggtgagactctatatgaagcatgggagaggtttaaaaacctaacaaggaggtgcccaccagatatgttcaatgaatgggtgcagctgcacattttctatgaagggctctcttatgagtcaaagaaggccatagaccattcatccggaggatctttgaacaagaagaagactattgaggaagccatagatgttattgaaacagtagcagagaacgactacttctatacttccgaaagagggaatacaagaggagtaatggagctaaacaatgtagatgctctgctggcccaaaataagctcattacccagcaattggctgacctcaccaagaagatggagaggaaccaagtagcagcaatctccacttcatcaacaacccgagaaggagtgaatgaagaagcagagggtagccaggagcaagccaactacattgggaattcaccaaggcaaaaccatgatccatactccaagacctacaaccttggatggaggaatcacccaaactttgggtgggaaaatcaacaagaccaaagccgtgatcaaagacgcccaaatccaaacGATGCAGCCTcccaacacttcacatctagaccatatcaacacccccataacaatacctctccacattcatatcaaggccagaacAACCCTCCTCAGCCTGACTTATCATCActtgatgaaagaatctcaaggattaaaaatctacttgaaggcatatacAAGGATATCCAGGACATTAAAGCATtcagagaggaagtgcagtcaaatatgcagaatcaggatgctgccatcaagaaacttgagacacaaattggctattTATTCAAGCAAATTCCCAGCCACAACCTTCGCAGTAAAAATAACTCAAccaaaagggaggagtgtcaggctatcacccttcGGAGTAGAAAGGAACTGAAGGAAAACCCCCAGAAACCACAAGAAGAGAACTCaaataaagaggaagaagagcaggaCGAAGCTCTAGTTCCGAATTTGAGTTCACAAAAAGGGGAAGGAGTGCTGAAATCAGACATCCCAAGAGTTCCATACCCTCAGCAACTAAAGAAGAAGGGAGATGACAATCAGTTttcgagatttttggaaatcttcaagaagctgcaaatcaacataccctttgctgaagcaatagaacaaatggCACTCcacgccaagttcttgaaggagctcatgactAAGAAAAGAACTTGGAAGAAcaacgagactgtgatactaacagaagaatgtagtgctatcattcagcacaaactaccccagaaattgaaggatcctgggagttttcagatcccttgcattataggggaaatcacagtggagaaagccctttgtgacttaggagccagcatcaacttgatgtcagtagctatgatgaggaagatgaagatagaggaggctaaaccaacaaaaatggccctacaatTGGCAGACAGATCGTTCAAGTTCCCGCATGGCATcgtagaagatttgctggtgaaagtgggagattttatcttcccagcagactctgtagtgctggacatgcaggaagAAGCCAAGgcttccatcatcctgggaaggccattcttggccactgctggagctgtcattgatgtccaaaaaggtgatctTACCTTAAgactacacaatgaaaagatgacattcaatgtgttcaaggccatgagttacccaccagaacaattaggggaatgcatgaggttagatgtACTTGAGGAGGAAGTGtaagaaaattttgaagaagaagaacctgaagaaCCTGAGAGATTTGTAGATGAggaatctgaatcaagtgaagaggttgcaacagcagagattcatatacaaggtgcaccaaaggaagaaaacgaaaagtcagaagcacccaaacttgaacttaaAGCATTGCCACCCTCTCTCAAATATGCGTACTTAGGGGAAGATGAAAATTACCCAGTAATTATAAGCTCAtgcctcagccaagatcaagaggatgaactgctCAAAGTACTGCGAAAACACAAAGATGCTATTGGTTGGActcttgctgacttgaaggggataagttcagcCATATGTATGCACAAAATACTGCTGGAAgaagatgccaaaccatccattcagtcccaaaggaggttgaacccaatcatgaaggaagtggtacagaaggaagttatgaagttatggcagggaggggtaatATACCCCATCTCATACAGCCCCTGGGTCAGCCCCGTACATGTCGTGCCTAAAAAGGGAGGAATCACCATGGTTCCCAATGAAAAGAACGAattaattcctacaaggacagtcacaggatggcggatgtgcatagactacagaaagctcaatgaggctacacgaaaagatcatttcccccttccattcatggatcagatatTGGAAAGACTTACagggcacgcatattattgttttctcgacggttattcaggatataaccaaatagtggttgatcccagagatcaagagaaaacctcattcacttgcccatatggagtgtttgcctacaggcgcatgccatttgggctatgtaatgcacctgcaactttccaacgctgcatgctttctatcttttcagatatgatagaaaaattcattgaagtttttatggatgatttctcggtattcggagattcctttcctagttgcctacatcaccttgccttggtattgaaaaggtgtcaagagaccaatttggttttgaactgggaaaaatgtcattttatggtgacaggaggaatagtccttggtcacaaagtttctaaccaaggtattgaggttgacagagctaaagtagagcttattgaaaaactgcctccacccagtgatgtgaaggcaattaggagctttttagggcatgcgggtttttacagaaggtttattaaagatttttcaaaaatagccaagcccttaagcaatctccttgtatctgatgcaccatttatctttgacgaAACATGCATGTTAGCATTCCAAAACTTGAAAATGAGgttgtcctctgctcctatcatttccctaCCTGATTGGAGCCTaccttttgaattgatgtgtgatgcatctgatgtTGCGATCGGGGCAGTGCTAGGACAGAGGAGaaataacttagtccatgtgatatactatgctagcaaagtccttaatgatactcaaagaaattataccactactgaaaaggagttgctagcaatagtctttgcatttgacaagtttagatcatacctaattggtgctaaagtgattgtttttacagatcacacagcactcaaatatttgtttgccaagcaagaatcaaaaccaagactaataagatggatcttattgttacaggaattcaatattgaaatcagagacaagaaaggagtagaaaacaaggtagcagatcacctatccaggatcCCTCATGATAAAGGTGGAGCACATGATACaaatgtgaacgagctcttcccggatgagcagttgatgacagttcacaaagcaccatggttcgcagacattgccaacttcaaggcatcTGGAGCATTACCTCCAGAGAtaaataaacatcaaaaaaggaagctcatgaataatgcaaaatactttgtctgggatgagccatatctcttcaagaagtgttcagatgggatccttagaagatgtgtttcaaaagaagaaggacgagaggtcctatggaacTGCCACGGCTCAtgttatggaggacactttggaggagacagaactgcagcaaaagtgttacaaagcggattcttttggcctacCCTTTCCAAAGATGCAAAAGAACTGGTAaggagctgcaatgaatgccaaagatctggaaacttgcccaaaagaaatgagataccacagaatttcatcttggaactggaactgtttgatgtgtggggaattgatttcatgggaccattcccaacctcatatgcaaacaattacattttggtggcagtagattacgtctccaagtgggtagaggctattgcaaccccaacaaatgataacaaggttgTCATGAACTTCCTTAGGAAGAATatttttagccggtttggagtcccacgagcactcatcagtgatggagggagccatttttgtaaaaaaccactagaagctcttctcctacgatatggggtaaaacacaaggtagctacaccatatcatccccaaacaagtagacaaactgagatatccaacagagagctaaagaggattctAGAAAAGACTGTtggtgcatcaagaaaggattggtcgaagaagctggattatgctctttgggcatacagaacagcattcaaaacaccactggGGATGTCCCCTTATCAACTGGTTTATGGGaaagcttgtcacttaccactggagctggagcacaaggctctctgggctatcaagatactaaacttTGACAACATTGCTGCgggtgcaaagaggatcttgcagctgcaagagatggaggaattcaggtcacaagcctatgaaaacactaagatgtataaagagaaggcaaagagaagacatgacctgcatcttgcACCTAGGAGTTTGGAAAGGGGCAACGAGtactcctctacaattccaaattgagattattcccaggaaaactcaaatcaaggtggtctggaccttTTCTTGTCACAAGAGTTTCGCCTTATGGACATatcgaaatcatggatgaaggCTCTGAAAGGActttacagtgaatggacaaagactcaagcattacctgggcaacatgggggaacaCCCCAAAGTAAATTACCACCTCAAGTAAAGAAGGaaccgtcgagctagcgacgataaaagagcgctctgttgggaggcaacccaacctcaggtagtttccttttcatctaTATTTCAATAaggatcacaagttgtttcccctaatattgcgaggagctaagtttggtgttccacaccaaaacaagtcaagagtgaaagtgtgattctaagtttggtgttccaccaaagacatTAGAATTACACCCCACTCCCAaaacacattgctagctccaaccaatcaagggaaaccacttagatgtagttagactttagTAATAATTGTTATATTAAcaacaagatatgaggttctctgcatatatgcaatgttttgtactgggcaaggaactaagtttggtgttcgcacaccaaagtaagttcaacaGCCACAAGCACACATacaagctaactatgtctcaagtgctttgggaacaagcaacttccaataactctacaggaatcttatgaggaaataGTGCATATTCACCCAAGGAAGTGAAATAGCAAggactaggatgatgacaaagaaaGAGAGCAACTAGaaatcatcacccgaaggttgtattgtcacttaattccattatactcagaattgttgaaaattggaagtccgaatgcacttttgattaatAGATACTCGTAgttggaacctttttcaattctgtcttttaagtttttggtgTTGAAGAAAGTctctgtgtgctagtctttatgttactacaccatctccttacttaattgtatgtttgtccctttaaatcaaatgaaaagagaatgattgtttacaaaagaccagagaggagttcatactatggaataagttcatgagtttttggtgggatcataagttagctaagttggttcaaccataaggtgggaagacaactatctgtcatgaatactatacttgagacacaccccatgagactagataaataagaagatcctaataagaaaaaagggaaagagcaatcaagttgaggaataaaagaaaaagactaagcaataaggctaggtaccaatggttttaaatcttgaggcatgtgtctgtggtgttcctgtgtgagggatctacttggatgaataagctcttaggggtgccttatcacttggtaacttaggttaactaactcgggattatcagctgaaagtccactatcaagagtaaccctcacaacagaacatttagtaacccaaagaggtgctggacactaaggcatcaagaaaagaaaatgaataaactatatgcctgtggtgtgtatgtatgagggaaagacttgagggagtaagtccttaggggtgtctcaacacctagcaccttgaaccaactggttcgggagtgttggctgaaagcttatcttaaagagttgcccccttacagaacacttagcctaagaacacaaataagccctgaaataacaacaaaaggatcaataaataaaagtttcatgggatgcaatcatagtgagtattctaggacatgataaaggtctgaaagccaggaatgaacctaagttgctatgcatgaaactaccataaaaccagggacatgacttccacaagaatgactcatttctcttggtatcccattcatcattctcttgttccagtacttgcttagggacaagcaagctttaagtttggtgttgtgatgccagggcattttggccagtttcactgaccttttctttattgtttttagggtagtttcatgtattttcttaggaaataagctagttttgggtagatattcacttacacctggaTTCAAgaatacattgtgcattttacatgatttcatgaggattttgcatgagtttagtgacaaattgtatgctgcatttcccatgacttggactagaactttgatgcactctattgcctgatttcaggaccaaaggaagcaaggaatgggaggtaacttgcaaagttaattagaaaagtgactgccaataatgctctcaaagccatcattacccacgttaagagtcacgttaactaagttaacgtgaaatctaatgtgaagaagggaatttgggccaacgttagtgacacttaacattttcactaacgttggccaatgctcacaagtggccacgttagagtccacgttaacttagttaacgtggcctctaacgttaaaagggggaaaggaagcaaacgttagtgacatttaacattgtcactaacgtttccctaagtgcacaatgccacgttaactcccacgttaacttggttaacgtgggagctaacgtgaagaggcaagggtggtcgacaacgttagtgacacccaacattgtcactaatgttggaagcaaccacacaaccccaaggagccacgttaacttccacgttaacttagttaacgtggaggctaacgtgagagaagaaggtgatggccaacgttagtgacactcaacattgtcattaacgttggaaggagccacacaagccactatgagccacgttaactcccacgttaacttagttaacgtggaagctaacgtggatgagtaaaagatgagccaacgttagtgacactcaacattgtcactaacgttgggatgactAAGCAatgccacgttaaagagccacgttaactaagttaacgtgggctctaacgtgaggcatggGGGCATATTGGAatattagtgacaatgttgagtgtcactaacgttctcgaaggatggcaagcccacgttaaagagccacgttaactaagttaacgtgggttttaacgtaggAGCAATGGGGGcttttcaacgttattgggaaagttaagtcccaataacgtgtgcgaaggacccagaggcaacgttagtggcaacgtttgtgccactaacgatgaagttaacgtggcttttacttaggaacgttagtgagaaagttgattgtcactaacgttctcgaactcatattttcactaaacgttaacacccctaacgctctgagctaaagtctctgcccacttcacactttctctctgcaagtaaagccatgCCCAAATGAacaaaagaactgcttcaaactcaagatccaaaggcccaagacttgaagagctaactagaagatgagaagagtagtatatataggagtagctttgaattattttggagAGTCCCGgggagttggaaaatagcatagaactacttcctgtatttactttctctgcacttctagttttcattatgtattctccatctttgttttcattttccagagctatgaacaactaaacccctttcattgggttagggagctctgttataatttgatggatcaatactaattttcattattcttcttctatcttttctcttgattttacttgaaagctttcgatcttcatccaattgggtagttatcttggaaaagaaactattcatacttggatctcttctgaaccttggaagaggaatgaagagatcaagctagaaatgctttctcatgctggaccaaattgggtttggatggatacgtgactataatcctctcaatgcttgatttgggaaatgcatgtggtataatcagtgaccatacttcatctcttcttatgagcaattgaccaaggaattggctattgatcaagatttgagagattgaattacaagaaattgtaattcaatcacttaagattgccaaggagatcaatgagtgcattgattgaggaagagatgtaaatgaaattgatccggagaatgcaacatctcctaagcccaatgaactccccatttctaatcttacccattctctttaatttctgtcatttacatttatgagcaattcccccattcccatttaagattctgcaatttactttctgccatttactttctcgccatttaaatttctgcaattctcaactctattttctgattcgctcaactagaacattcctctaattaaagttgcttgatcaatcaatccttgtgggattcgacctcactctattgtgtgtttttacttgacgacaaattcagtacacttgccgaatgaaatttgttatgagacaagttttccgtgcatcagttaCTAACCCTTACATACTCACATAATTCTACTTATCCTATGGTTATCTAGCCTACATTTTCACgtgacattatatattatctacgagaaaccaagatcataccttggccgattcctccctaagccaAAGAGACCTCAAATTTTACCATTCCTCAAGCTCCAAAGCTCCAGCTCCTCACCAAACGCGAACTCCTAGCCTCCAAGATTCAAATTCATGCTTCTAAGGCCATCAATTTGATCCCAAAGATATAATTTAGTCTAATACCAAACAATATCACTCAAAATTAATAGAGGGtttataattatcaattattCACAAGAGTTAGTGGTTTTCCACCTTACCCCCGATTGTTTGGGACAAGACCCGGCAAGTTTCAAAAGGTAATTCAATCCTATAACACCAAAATCACATAATCTCCCAAAATCAAagcccaaatttttgaaattacaaGAAAGAATACTGAGTAAGAAATAGCAAGGTAATTACCATTTTGTTtggtgagttttgtagagctcgacgtgaTGGTTTCATGGCCGCAAATGGTGCGATGATCGGAGCTCAAAATCGAAAGATAAGTGGATTTGAATTTGGAGCTAGGGTTTGAGGTTTCTTCTCTTCCCTTTCGGCGTGCCTCCATGGAAATGAGGAAGGAAGATGGCTAAGTTTGGTGCTTTATATGTTGGGTCTTAGGCCTGATCCAACTGGTTCGGCTCATTGGCCCGGTTTTAGGCTAAAACTTTTAGAATTAGTGTcgaaattcatatttttaatatttttacctctttagattaataaaatttagttttctaattttttttattaataattaatttattggctaattatttattaattactcggggtttacatcctatccACCTAAAtaagaattttgtcctcaaaattcgcATTCAGTTACCTGAAAACAAGTGTGGATAGTCCTTTCTCATTTCGGATTCGAGTTCCTAAGTGTGTTATTCAATTCCAGCCCGACTCCAAGCAAGTTTTACTAGTGCCACTTTCTTTCCGCGCAACTGTttaatactagtatcatcaattcgaACCGAAGTTGCCTGAAGCGTCAAATTCTCTTTCAATTGAACTGATTTAGGTTCTAAAATGTGGCTGGCATCAGAAGTGTACTTCCGAAGttgcgacacgtgaaatacgtcgtgcaagTTCGAAAGATGTGGCGGTTGAGCTATCCAATATGCTATTGATCCAATTCTCTTTAGAATCTGAAACAGACCGATATAACGAGAATTCAATTTCTTTGCTTTGATCGCACTATCCACTCCTATTGTTGGAGTAACCCTTAGGAATACATGATCTCCCTCATCGAATTCTAAAGGTTTCTGTCTCTGCTCGGCGTAGCTTTTCTAGCATTTTTTAGTAGTAAGCAatctatctcggattttcttaatCTATTCTGTGGTTTCAGCTACTAACTCAGGCCCCAATAAACTTGATTCTCTGTCTTCATACCAACACAATAGAGATTGTCACTTTCttccatacagagcctcatacgaAGCCAAtttgatgctcgcatggtaactgttgttgtacgcaaactccaatagcggcatataccgatcccaactggCCAGTTAATCCAGCACACAAGccctcaacatatcttctagGGTTTGTATCGTCCTCTCTGATtaaccatctgtttgaggatggtacacCATACTTAAACTTAATTGAGTTCCAAATgctttctggaaagctctccagaatctcgaagtgaaacgaggatctctatcagag
This window contains:
- the LOC112757301 gene encoding uncharacterized protein translates to MDFVSRLPRTQAGFDEVWKSYAEQRQKPLEFDEGDHVFLRVTPTIGVDSAIKAKKLNSRYIGLFQILKRIGSIAYWIAQPPHLSNLHDVFHVSQLRKYTSDASHILEPKSVQLKENLTLQATSVRIDDTSIKQLRGKKVALVKLAWSRAGIE